The genomic region TTGTATCTAAAGGCATAAATTTCCTCACATCCTAATTAAGTAATTATATATAAATGATACTTTAAAAACAAGTTTTTGGCTTATGCCAAGGACGATTAGAACGCACTTTACTAACCTTTATACCACTATCTGTTAGCCAAACAGAGTGTGTGCCATATGCCTCTAAGTCAGCGTATTTGATGATTTTAGTATTGCAAGCTGGATAGTTAAACTTGCTTAACTGAATTACTAGATCGACATTGTTACAATTTTCTAAAATATCTTCTCTTTTGTGAGCTAGCAACACTGATTTATTATTTCCTTTATTATATATACAGCCATAATCATTACATTTTAGCCTTTTGTTTGAATTACTGAATTTAGTATGATTCACAATTTGATTCTGCCCGTTTTGCTTTGCCCACGTTTTGACAACAAAATTTCTGTTTTTTCTAGTAAGGGAATATAGTAAATTGTCATCTTCTTTTACAGCAAGATTATCAGCACTGACTAGAATGTCAGGAGTTGTATACATAGCGCTAGAGAAAATACCTAGCACAATAAAGAAAATTCCAAAGAAACGCCAATTCCTTTCCCACAAGCATAACCATAATAGCCCAAGCGTTATTATAATAATTAATGAGGCAGGAAAAGTGCGAATAGGAACAACCAAATACTGAAGACTGGCAATTGCGTTTGTTATATATAAAACGCTGTCAATTGGGCGTTCCATGAGAGGCGTTATAATCCACTGAGTACCTAAAGGAATCAATAAAACATAAATTATTCCAAGTGGAATAATAATGAGTGTAACTATTGGTATAGCAATCAAATTTGTGATAATGCTGCTGATTGAAAAATAGTTAAAATTATATATTGTATATGGAACTGTTGCTAAACTTGCTATTATTGAGCTGATCATTATCGACACAAAATATTTTATTATTTTTATTTTGAATAACTTATTAGCATTGATCTGATAGCTTGCAACTAGTGCCAAAACAGCAGAAAATGACATTTGAAAACCTGGCTTTAAGATTGCTTCTGGCTCCACTATGAGTATCACCGAAGCAGCAAACGCAATTGCTATTAATCCTCGATATTTCCTTTCTATGATTATTGCAACAAGTACCAAGATCACCATGATGTAGGCACGCTGAGCAGAAATTTGCATACCGGTAATCAACAAATAAAAGGTAGTTGGCAAGATAGTAAAGAATGCAGATATTTTTTTAGTGTTATATTTAAGAGTCAAAGTTTCAGATATTGCAAATAAATTACGGAATACTATAAAAAATAGACCAGCAACAAACGATAAATGTAAACCAGATATAGCGAATAAATGTGCTATACCTGAATCTCGTATCGCATTCATAGTTTTTTGATCTATCCCGTCTTTTTTGCCAATTAATAATGCAGAGATTATGTCCGCGTGTGGCTTTTTGGTATTTTGCTGTAGGTTTTCATAGATATATTGACGGAAAGATTCTATATACTCTTGAAATTTTCTTGCTTCAGCCTTTTTGTACAGGACTATTTTGCTTGTTGCAAAGCCTGTTGCACTTATTTTCTGATAATATACTATTCTTGCAAAATCATATGCATATTCCGAAGGCGCAATTTTTGGAGGAAAGAGTTTTGCTGATAATTTTACTTGATCCCCTATTTTAATGCCTTCTTCCGCTTTGGTTCTAACTGATATTCTGATGCTATCTAACTTAAACTTCGTGTTTTTTATTTCATAAAGCAAAAATTGCTCATACGAGCCCTTGTTATTAATATCCTTCACTGTAGCAACAATATCTTTCACATACCTTTCCTTATCAAGAATGTGAGTATTAACTGAATCTGTTCTGAATTTGCTGGCTGTAAATCCTATGAGCACTGCAATTAAAGAAATGCATAATATTGCGTATTTCCTGTATAATATTGCAGTCAGAATTAGTATAGGTGAAAGCAAGAGAAAAATAGATATAGTGAAAGCACAGCTTGGTTCAAAATTTAATGAGAAATAGGTTAAAATTCCTGCACACTGAAAAACAGGGAACCACAATATCAAGTTATATTTTTCATTGCACAGATTGTTATGTATATAATTTACTATCATGTTAAGAAAGGTTAATAGATATATAAATATATGTAATAGTGTGATTTTATTCTTTTATTTATTATTATTACGCATATAATAATAAATAAGCAACGACGCGGGATGGAGCAGCTCGGTAGCTCGTCAGGCTCATAACCTGAAGGTCGTAGGTTCAAATCCTACTCCCGCAACCATCTTTCAATTGTACAAACATCGATTTCGGATGGCTTTGTTGCATAGCTCCTGATAAGGCAGGTAGGTACAGTAAATTCATGCAGCTAATTCGAACTTAGCCATACCTATATCAGTAAATTTATTAAGCAAATAGCACTTAATTAGTAGTTCTTTTTCACGATTTATTTCAGATTTATTCTTGAGACTAAACCCAAACGTTTTTTTCAACCTATAGAAAAAACATTCAACAAAGGATCTTAGTCCATATTTTGTTTCTTGTGTCCATTTCTTTATACCGTTCTCATAGTTTTCACATAATTTAATCACATTAATGTTGCTATTTCTTTCTAATTGATAATCAATTTTCTCATAGATTTTCGCACCTTTTATTGGTCGAATGATTGGTTTTATATTATGTCCTTTACACACTTTATACATACTAGCTTTATCATAAGCTGCATCTGCGCGAACAGATGAAATATTATATTTATCTACTGTTCCCTTTAACATATCGCATGATAATCAAGTGTAGTACCATTAGTGTACTTCATATCTATAACTTTTTTATTATTTATACTTAAAATAATATGTAACTTTCTTACTTGATCATATCCATTATATTTTCTTACTTTTGCATTTTCTTTATTACGTTGATGGGTGTTGTTATAGATACAAATACTGGTGCTATTTATAGCTATTTCAATGTTTTCCATACCATTTTTATCAATTCTACAATCATCAATTTTCAAGTTAAGCTTTTTGAATCTTCTAGAAGCTTGAGTATAGCTAATGACTTTGAGGTCTTTTCCCATTTGCTCTATACAACCTTTTACGAAACCAACTGCTTGTCTTAAGCCAATCCTAAAAAAATGGACTACTATATGTATCAAAATTACAACTTTATCACTATAAATGTTATTGCCACCTGCAACTTTTGGACTATTTTCATACCAATTTTCTATGGCTTGATTAACAAAATGAAAAACATTTCCTCTTTTTTGAAGAAATTTGTTATATTCGTAGCAGTTACTGACCTTCATTTTGACTGGCATATTGGTGGTTAAATACCTGTTTTATAATGATTTCTGTCAGTAACTTCCAGTTTTTTTTACTTGAGCCATGCAACAAAGCCAGCCGCTATTACAAAGTTATTATCTATTAATACTGGTACTTGTCCGATTGGATTGATCTCCATGAATTCATTCCGCTTTTCCCATGGATTTTCATATACCAAATCACAACTCAGCTTTTTTTCCTTGAGAAGAGCTCTAACTTTTCGTGAAAACGGACAAAGAGGAAAATGATATAAAATCATAATATTCCTCTTTTGTTATTCCAATACCTATATGTTGTCATTCCAGTACGTGACATTGGAATCCAGCTTATTTCATTATGGACATTACTTTTAACATATACTCCTAGAATCCATTGTCCATTGTATAATTTCCAAATATTTTTATACTTGAATCCCAGTACAACTGTACGAACATTGTAGTCTGAGAGCAATCCCCACCGGAAGGGTGTCATTTCAGTGATTGACACTGGGATGGCTTTGTTGAATCGCTCAAGTGAAAAGAACTGGCAGTTACTGACAAAATTCATTATAAATAGCCATTTAACTGTTGAAGAAAAAATATGCCACAAAAAATGAGAGTCAGTAACTGCCATGAATATAACAAATTTCTCCAAGAAAGAGGAAGCATTTTTTGTTATATCAATGACGCCATAGAAAATTGGTACGAGAATTGTCCAAAAATGCAGGGCGGCAACTATATTTATAGTGATAAAGTTGTGATTTTAGTGCATATAATCGTCAGTTTCTTTAGAATTGGTTTAAGACAAACAGTCGGGTTTATAAAAGGGTATTTGCAACAAATAGGAAGAGATTTGCAGCTATTCACAAGCATCAAAAAAAACTTAATATTAAGATAAATGATTGCAGAAAATAATATAGAAGATATCGAAATTGCTATAGACAGTACAGGAATTAGTATATACAACAACACACAGCAAGGAAAATAGCACTGACAGAGTGGCTATGAGCAAACGAGAAAATTGCACGTAATGTTGAATATAAACAACAAAAAAGCCATAGCTGTAAAATACAGTAACGGTGTCTACTCTGATCACTTGCGATTTGCTTGAAGAAGTTAATTTTCAGCACAAAATAAAAGCATTATATGCAGATAGGGCATACGATAGGCAAAAACTTTATAAATTGTGTAAGAAATACGATATAAAAACAAAAGTTCTACCAAAAAAGGATGCAGCAGAACATTCAAAAATAGATTATATGTCTGACAGAAATGCTGCTATTAGGTTAATAAAATTATATGGACAAGATGGTGTAAAAGAGTGGAAAAAGGAAGTAAATTATGGGAAAAGATCTTATATTGAAGGATTTTTCTCAAGGTTGAAGCAAGTATTTGTTTAGGAATAAATCTGAGATAAATCGAGAAAAAGAACTAAATGCTATTTGCTTAATAAATTCACTGATATTGGTATGGCTAAATTTGAGATAGTTACATGAATTTAACATAAATCATCATCTCATAAAGTGTGATGCAACAAAGCCTCCCCGTGTGACGAGTTTTGACCCTATAATAATGTAAATTGGCGTTGTAATAATGTGCTAACGCTTAAAATAAGCGCGTTTTGGCTGAATATAGAAAAAATAAAAAAGACATGCAGCCGCTATAATTTTTGTGTAATTTGCCAATAAATATTTGAGTTTTTTACTGATTTTGTGATTGAGCCTGCAGGTCAAAAATAAGGATAAATACTCTTATTATCATGGCAAGGGAGCTGGGGGAATTTGTAAAGTAATCTTTTTCGTTTGTATTCCCTTATGCTTGAGATAACTGCATGCAGGTTCATGGATCTCTTTACTCTTTAATTTCGATGAATTCCCTTTGAAGTTGAATATTGAAAATTAACTGGAGAATTGTGAATTACTTTGTATATGTGATAACAAGCCATGGAGCTCTCAGCAAAGCCATTTAGTATCAATTTTAGTTTGCCTGGATAAGTAGCTATATCTCCGATTGCATATATTCTATCTCTACTGGTTCTAAGTGTAGCTGGGTCGACAGTTATGCGGCCATGTTCTAACTCTATACCCCAACTGTTTATTGGCCCAAGATTCATTGACAATCCAAAAAATGGCAGCAAAAAATCAGCGGATATTTCTTTTTCTTCCTTAGAGGCAATGTTTTTTACTATCACTGCGCTCAACTGCCCATTACCTCCTGCTAGTTCGTGTAATTGATATGGCACTACCAGTTCTATCTTTCCATTATTTTCAAGTGATTCTAATTTATTTCTAGTTTCAGGAGTGCAGCGAAATTCCTTTCTCCTATGTATCACATAAATTTTCTTTGCAACTTTAGAAAGTTCTACAGTCCAATCAGCCGCAGAATCCCCCCCCCCTGCAATGACTATAGTTTTGTCCTGAAAATCAGAAATTTTATTTACATTATAAAATACAGATTTATTTTCATATTCTAATATACCACTTAAGGGTGGACGGTTAGGTTCAAACATTCCGTTACCTGCAGCAATGATAACGGCTTTGCATTTTACCTCTGTACCTATGTTCGTTATGATAGTAAAGTTTTCACCTTCGTTATTTGAAATCTTTTCCACTTTTTGACTTAAATGGTAAACAGGCTCAAACGGTGAAGCTTGCTCCATTAGTCGCTCAATTAATTTTTTGGCAGTAATTACAGGATAACCAGGTATATCATATATTGGCTTTTCTGAGTAAAGAGATGTGCATTGTCCTCCTGCTTGATCCAAAACATCTATTACATGACATCTCATATCAAGCATTCCCGCTTGAAAAGCA from Wolbachia endosymbiont (group B) of Parapoynx stratiotata harbors:
- a CDS encoding ComEC/Rec2 family competence protein, whose translation is MIVNYIHNNLCNEKYNLILWFPVFQCAGILTYFSLNFEPSCAFTISIFLLLSPILILTAILYRKYAILCISLIAVLIGFTASKFRTDSVNTHILDKERYVKDIVATVKDINNKGSYEQFLLYEIKNTKFKLDSIRISVRTKAEEGIKIGDQVKLSAKLFPPKIAPSEYAYDFARIVYYQKISATGFATSKIVLYKKAEARKFQEYIESFRQYIYENLQQNTKKPHADIISALLIGKKDGIDQKTMNAIRDSGIAHLFAISGLHLSFVAGLFFIVFRNLFAISETLTLKYNTKKISAFFTILPTTFYLLITGMQISAQRAYIMVILVLVAIIIERKYRGLIAIAFAASVILIVEPEAILKPGFQMSFSAVLALVASYQINANKLFKIKIIKYFVSIMISSIIASLATVPYTIYNFNYFSISSIITNLIAIPIVTLIIIPLGIIYVLLIPLGTQWIITPLMERPIDSVLYITNAIASLQYLVVPIRTFPASLIIIITLGLLWLCLWERNWRFFGIFFIVLGIFSSAMYTTPDILVSADNLAVKEDDNLLYSLTRKNRNFVVKTWAKQNGQNQIVNHTKFSNSNKRLKCNDYGCIYNKGNNKSVLLAHKREDILENCNNVDLVIQLSKFNYPACNTKIIKYADLEAYGTHSVWLTDSGIKVSKVRSNRPWHKPKTCF
- a CDS encoding NAD(P)/FAD-dependent oxidoreductase, whose amino-acid sequence is METDIVIIGAGPVGIFTAFQAGMLDMRCHVIDVLDQAGGQCTSLYSEKPIYDIPGYPVITAKKLIERLMEQASPFEPVYHLSQKVEKISNNEGENFTIITNIGTEVKCKAVIIAAGNGMFEPNRPPLSGILEYENKSVFYNVNKISDFQDKTIVIAGGGDSAADWTVELSKVAKKIYVIHRRKEFRCTPETRNKLESLENNGKIELVVPYQLHELAGGNGQLSAVIVKNIASKEEKEISADFLLPFFGLSMNLGPINSWGIELEHGRITVDPATLRTSRDRIYAIGDIATYPGKLKLILNGFAESSMACYHIYKVIHNSPVNFQYSTSKGIHRN